From a single Methylacidiphilum kamchatkense Kam1 genomic region:
- a CDS encoding ribonucleotide-diphosphate reductase subunit beta yields MSCCVGGGGRPYDLTKRINVQEKRLINCKAVDVNQLMPLKYKWAWEHYLNGCANNWLPSEVPMQRDVELWKSNRLSDEERLVIMRNLGFFATGESLVGNNIVLAIFKFVTNAEARQYLLRQAYEEAVHTHAFLYIVESLGLDEREVFNMYHEVNSISNKDQFEMALTEDILRSDFNTESVENIQKFVKNLVGFYVIMEGIFFYSGFVMILSFHRQNKMTGIGEQFQYILRDETIHLNFGIDLINGIKEENPEIWTVDFQKEIEAMIDQAVLLEYAYAKDCLPRGILGLNSALFKDYVEYIADRRLERIGFKAKYGSKNPFPWMSEVMDLVKEKNFFETRVTEYQSGAVLNW; encoded by the coding sequence ATGAGCTGTTGTGTAGGTGGCGGCGGTCGACCTTATGATCTTACCAAAAGAATCAATGTACAGGAAAAAAGATTGATTAATTGTAAGGCTGTAGATGTTAATCAGCTAATGCCCTTAAAGTACAAGTGGGCATGGGAACACTATCTAAATGGATGTGCGAACAATTGGCTTCCTTCGGAGGTCCCTATGCAAAGGGATGTGGAACTTTGGAAATCCAATAGGCTTTCTGATGAGGAAAGGCTTGTCATTATGAGAAATTTAGGATTTTTTGCTACCGGAGAAAGCCTTGTTGGCAACAACATTGTCCTGGCGATCTTCAAGTTCGTTACCAATGCGGAAGCAAGACAATATCTGCTAAGACAAGCTTACGAGGAGGCTGTCCATACCCATGCTTTTCTCTATATTGTCGAATCTCTTGGGCTCGATGAAAGAGAAGTGTTTAACATGTATCATGAGGTTAACTCCATTTCAAATAAAGACCAATTTGAGATGGCTCTGACAGAAGATATTCTTCGGAGCGATTTTAACACTGAAAGTGTGGAAAATATCCAAAAATTTGTAAAAAATCTTGTCGGATTTTACGTCATTATGGAAGGAATCTTTTTTTATAGTGGCTTTGTCATGATTTTATCTTTTCATAGACAAAACAAAATGACGGGGATTGGGGAACAATTTCAATATATCTTGAGGGATGAAACCATTCATCTTAATTTTGGTATTGATCTAATCAATGGAATAAAAGAGGAAAACCCTGAAATATGGACAGTTGATTTTCAGAAAGAGATCGAAGCGATGATCGATCAAGCCGTTTTGCTTGAATATGCCTACGCGAAAGATTGTTTACCACGGGGAATTTTAGGACTTAATAGTGCGCTCTTTAAAGATTATGTCGAATATATTGCGGATAGAAGACTAGAAAGAATCGGGTTTAAAGCAAAATATGGCTCTAAAAATCCCTTTCCGTGGATGAGCGAAGTAATGGATCTAGTGAAAGAGAAAAATTTCTTTGAGACTCGAGTAACGGAGTATCAATCAGGTGCTGTTTTAAATTGGTAA